AAAACACGGAATCAAGTATTCAGTTCCGAAGGCACGAAGCCATGATGCAGGGTCAAGCCCGGCATGACACGATTTTACCACCGAGGTGTTATCACCTCGATTATTCAATTTTCATAACCGCAAGGTGATTAAAGCTCGCGGAACGGAAACGTGGCTCCAGAGTGGTGTATCATGAAGATCATCATTAAGGCATCATTGTCGGGGAATGAAACTGTCCCAAAAATACGATACGTCCGGTCTGATTGAAGACCAGTTTGAGCCGGGTTCACGGGGTCGTGTTTTAAAAAATCTTCTCCGCATAAAGAAAAAGCGGGAAATGGACGCTGTGGAGGCTGTGGAGCATAGCCGGGTCTTGCCTGAAATTCTGGGTAAATACAGCATGGTTCACCGATTTACCGCAAAAGACATATGCGATATTCACAAAGCGTGGTTTGGTTCCATCTATCCTTGGGCAGGACAATATCGCAAAGTTAACATTAGCAAGGGCGGATTTCCGTTTGCCGCCGCCAAATATGTTCCAGGTATGATGCATGAGCTTGAAAATGATTTTTTGAGCAAATTCACCCCATGCCGGTTTGCAAAAATAGAGGACATTGCAAATGCAATCGCGGTTGTACACGTGGAACTCGTGCTAATTCATCCATTCCGGAAGGGAAACGGCAGGAGTATTTTGCGGCCGTGAGAGCCGGCCTGTCTCGCGATTTTAAACCGATGCAGAAGATATTCACGTCTGTAATCGCGGGCAGGACATTAAAGATACGCGGGAAGAAATTCAACGGCTATTTTGGCGGCGGTTCCGCCCCGGGTTTTGGCCGTGGAGACGGTACTGGCTCCGGTTAGGATGGGTATGTGATTAGCTTTCCATATTTTAAAACCATCCTTGTATCCGTTTTTTCCAATATTTGGTGTCCCATTTCTGTCATGCTTTCTGTCACTCGGACTCCCTCAATAGATGTAGATGACACAACAGATGTGAACAACATTTTCTCCCGTTTGTCAGCATCCCTTAGGTAAGGATTCCCTTGCAGAATTGATTTTTTCATCATGACAATAGAATACACCAAATATATTTTTCCCGGAATTCAAAAATAATCGTTATCCATTAGCGCGCTTCCTTCTTTCATGTCAGCCATGCCAAATAAACATCCACTATCCACTATCCATTTCCCATCTCCTTCTGCTCTTGGGAGCCAGGAGAAACATGTTTTTTCGCTGATTGGAGGCGTTTTTCAACGCGAATTCTTCTCTACAACAACACCACCGTCACTCCCTCGTTCCCCTCTATATCCCGCTCGCGGGACAATGCGGGGCATCTTTCCAGTATCTCCCGGGTGTCCGCGTCGAACACGCTCCAGTTCTCGCCATAAACGAACAGGTTTATAACCCCCTCGCTCTTGCGCCGCCGTAACGATTTTCTCACCCCGTCCTTTATCTTCCCGCCAACGCCGGTGGAGCCGTAGCCGTGGATTATCTTTACCACCTTCACGCCATCTTTTTTGGCGCGTTCCAGCTCGCGTATCAAACGCCGCCGGGCCTCGTCCACCGTGGGCATCCCCTCTTTTATGTTCATCACCCGCGTTTTTTCGCCCGCCATGTTTTAAAGCAATCCCCCGGCGGCCTTGTGGGCCATGGCCACCGGCTCCGGTAGCCTTCGGCCCCGGGCGCATTCCAGAATTATTTTTATGGCGCCATCCAGGTCTATCTTGTCCCCCACAGAGATAAACACCGGTTTCACATTGTCCCGGGTTCTAACCACGGCCCCTATCACCTCACCTTCATGGACAAGCCTTGAAATGGCCCCCCTCTCCGGCGCCGGGTCCTCATATTCCCCCACAAGCCGTGACTTGGCGCAACCGATAGTGACCGCACCGGCCACCACACCCAAGTGACAAGCCAGGCCAAACCGGCGTGGATGGGCGTACCCTTGCCCATCCACGATGGCCGCGTCCGGCAAGGTTTTCAGCTTGCGCCACGCCTCCATGATCACCGGTATCTCGCGGAACGCCAGAAGACCCGGGATGTACGGGAACTCCACGGGCCGTTCCGCCAATGCGGTTTCCACCAGCGCAAGCTCGGGGTATGACAGTATGACCACGGCGGCCCGCGCTAAATCCCCCTTCACGCTCACGTCCACCCCGGCGACATGGCGGATGGGTTTTCCAAATGGCTCTATCACAAGCCGCGCGCGGAGCTTTTGCTGAAGCTCCATGGCCGTTTTGGGGTCTAATCCCGCATAGTCGAAATTAAATTTCATCGGGCGCAAGTTTGTAAATTTTCAAAGTTCTGTCCACCGGGTCGCCGGGCCGGGCGGCAAACACCGCTTCGGGCGCGCCGGTTAATTTTACGCCCGGGATGTCGTCGCAAACCAATATAGCGGAAGGCTCCGGCCATCTGGATTTTATGATACCCCGCAGGCTATCCCCATGTTTAACGCTTATCACCGGAATTTTGGCCGGGTAAAGGTCGAAATAACGCTCCGCCGGGCCGCAGAACAGCGCCGAGCCATTCTCCGCACCCTCAAGCCATTGGGCCATGTTGAAAACTGGCGGGGTTTTAATTACCGGGTCATGGCGCAATACGTTACCGCCAAGCAATAATATCAACGCCAGCGCCGTGAAAGCTTTAGGCCAGCGGTTAAACAGTGGTAGCGTGAGAATGACCGCCACCGGCGCGAATGGCAGGAAGTGACGGGTTTTTGAAACGTTCTGCCCAGCCATGATCCATATGGCATACAGCGCCGCTCCGGCGATTAGCATTTTTATGGCTACGGCCACTTTTTCGTTACCTCTAATCCAATAGTAAGAAGAGGCCGCCAGCAAAATGATCCATACTGCGTTTATCAGTCTAAACCCTTCGAAGCCAATCACGCCCAGGGCCTGCGCCAGGTTCATGCGCCAGTCATAAAACCTGTGGGACGAGCCGTTAGTGGAAGTGATGGCCCCGCCCCAATCGAAAAAATGGCCGTAAACGAAATCAAAGGCGGTATCGGCCAGTTGGGTCGGGCCTATAACGAAAACCATCACCGGTAGCCAGACAAGGATTCCGGAGCATATCCCGGCAAGATGGTTTTTAATTCCGCTATTCCGGTATGCGTAATAAACACCCGCAACGGTGAAAGGCCACCATGAAAGCCTCACGCCCAGTAACAACCCTGCGGACAAGCCCGACAGGAACCAGTCACGGGGGCGAGGCTTGCAATTTTTTAACGCAGCCATCCAAAGCAAAAGAACCAGCAAAGCCAGCGGCTCGGAAAATATTTTCCCGGAATAGGATGTGAAAATACCCGTCCCCGCCAAAAGAGCCGAGGCGGCGATTCCACCCCATGCGCCCGTTTCGGATCTTGCTATGCAAGACACTACCCACACCGACAACGCGGAGGCGATGATGGATACCAGCCCAAGGGCCAGTTCCGGCGATGGCGCCCACAGCGCAATAATCTTGCCCAGAGCGACATAGACCGGGTATCCGGGAAAATGGGGTTGATGGAAAACCGGGTTGTAATCCTTAACGCCCAGGATAAAATTGACCCCGTCTTCATCGTCGGGAAGGAACGATGCGGATGAATAGGCGATAAAACCCGCATACGCCGCCAGCGCCAGCGTCATCAGCGCCGGGATGAATCCGTTCCGTGTATCCTGGCTGGTCAATCCTTGCGCCGGTGGTTTAGATATGGCGTCCTCTTATGCGGCCACGGACCGGGTTTCTATAACACCGGCCCGCCCATTATCGTCCATGCGGATTTCGAACCTGGAGCCTCCAAGATAATCGCTGGCCCATTTCCTGCCCATGAGCATGGCCGTGTCCATGAAAACATATTTGAAAAGCCCTTGCCGCCCGGCGGTATCCAGGTTGCGCAGTGTGGAAATAGCGGAAAGCGCCCCATCAACCTTTTTCCTGTAACCCATGTCATACCGTGGATATGCATGGGAGGCGCAGGTTGAAAAGCATCCAGTAACATTGCGGCGCAGGTTAAACCCAAGCCGCGCCAGGTCGTTTAAAACCCTTTCCAGCAGAGCCCCGTCTTCCATCCGCCAGGTGGCGTCCCCCATGTTGCAGGGGATTTCCACCATTACCGATGTGCGGCCCTCAGGCGCGCTTTCCGGGCTTCGGCGTTTGGGCTCCTGGATGCGGGTCATTATGATGTCCGCGTCCGGAGTGTACATCCAGGTGTTTTCCGACAGGTTTTCGACTCCATCCAGTGTGATGTTCAAAAACCTCAAGGCGCGCCACGGAAGTTTTATATCGGCGGTGTTGGTTGACGCAAGCTGGGCCAGTTCGTCCAGCGGAATGGTGGAAAGAAACCGGGAGCCTTCAACTTCCATATCCGCCCCGCGCCGGTTCATGCCCACGGCGCGGACCTCTCCGTTACGGATTATCAGCTTTTCAACCCTGGCGCCGGTGATTACCGTCCCTCCCAAACGCTCTATCCCGTCCCTCATCCTCTCGAAAATCTCGCCGATGCCGCCCGCCGGATAAAGGTACGAAACGGCGTATGTCCTTGGCGCGAACCTTCCCTTGAGCATGGATTTGGCCACGGCGTCCAGCGCCGAGATTAAGGATATGCGCTGTCCCGCCCAGTCCGAAGAGAGGTTCGACGCGGGAACACCCCAAAGTTTTTCCGTGTATTGTTTGAAGAACATCAGGTTCAGCGGCCTGCCGAACCGCTCGTCCACCCAACGCTCAAAAGAGCCTTCCGGAGCCGCTGATTTCCGGAGTTTAAGACGGCCCGCCATATAGCCCCCCAGAAACCGCGCGTTTTCGCGGAAGGATGAATTGGCGATGACGTCGCTAATGTTTATGGGATAGTCGTACTGGCGATCTTTAAACATGATCACGCTTTTACGCTGGCGGGTTAGCAGGCGGTGGCCCATGAGGTTCTTGATGTCTTCCACCAGCGCCCGGTCACTGGAGATGAAGCGGTGCCCTCCAAGGTCGAACTGGTACGGGCCCCGGCGGACGGTTTTGCATAGCCCGCCGACAGCATCTTCTTTCTCGATAACGGTGACTTTAACCCCGTTCCGGGCCAAATCCCAGGCGGCGGTAAGCCCGCACGGCCCGCCGCCCAGAATCACTACACCCATAACCGGATCACCAGAACGCCACCGCCTGGAGCATCACAGCGTCGTCTTGAACCTCTTTGGCCTTCTCGGTGTTCCACTGGTATTCGGCCTTCAAC
This DNA window, taken from Nitrospinota bacterium, encodes the following:
- a CDS encoding Fic family protein; the protein is MKLSQKYDTSGLIEDQFEPGSRGRVLKNLLRIKKKREMDAVEAVEHSRVLPEILGKYSMVHRFTAKDICDIHKAWFGSIYPWAGQYRKVNISKGGFPFAAAKYVPGMMHELENDFLSKFTPCRFAKIEDIANAIAVVHVELVLIHPFRKGNGRSILRP
- a CDS encoding Smr/MutS family protein, with protein sequence MAGEKTRVMNIKEGMPTVDEARRRLIRELERAKKDGVKVVKIIHGYGSTGVGGKIKDGVRKSLRRRKSEGVINLFVYGENWSVFDADTREILERCPALSRERDIEGNEGVTVVLL
- a CDS encoding endonuclease V; the protein is MKFNFDYAGLDPKTAMELQQKLRARLVIEPFGKPIRHVAGVDVSVKGDLARAAVVILSYPELALVETALAERPVEFPYIPGLLAFREIPVIMEAWRKLKTLPDAAIVDGQGYAHPRRFGLACHLGVVAGAVTIGCAKSRLVGEYEDPAPERGAISRLVHEGEVIGAVVRTRDNVKPVFISVGDKIDLDGAIKIILECARGRRLPEPVAMAHKAAGGLL
- a CDS encoding glycosyltransferase family 39 protein: MTSQDTRNGFIPALMTLALAAYAGFIAYSSASFLPDDEDGVNFILGVKDYNPVFHQPHFPGYPVYVALGKIIALWAPSPELALGLVSIIASALSVWVVSCIARSETGAWGGIAASALLAGTGIFTSYSGKIFSEPLALLVLLLWMAALKNCKPRPRDWFLSGLSAGLLLGVRLSWWPFTVAGVYYAYRNSGIKNHLAGICSGILVWLPVMVFVIGPTQLADTAFDFVYGHFFDWGGAITSTNGSSHRFYDWRMNLAQALGVIGFEGFRLINAVWIILLAASSYYWIRGNEKVAVAIKMLIAGAALYAIWIMAGQNVSKTRHFLPFAPVAVILTLPLFNRWPKAFTALALILLLGGNVLRHDPVIKTPPVFNMAQWLEGAENGSALFCGPAERYFDLYPAKIPVISVKHGDSLRGIIKSRWPEPSAILVCDDIPGVKLTGAPEAVFAARPGDPVDRTLKIYKLAPDEI
- a CDS encoding FAD-dependent oxidoreductase gives rise to the protein MGVVILGGGPCGLTAAWDLARNGVKVTVIEKEDAVGGLCKTVRRGPYQFDLGGHRFISSDRALVEDIKNLMGHRLLTRQRKSVIMFKDRQYDYPINISDVIANSSFRENARFLGGYMAGRLKLRKSAAPEGSFERWVDERFGRPLNLMFFKQYTEKLWGVPASNLSSDWAGQRISLISALDAVAKSMLKGRFAPRTYAVSYLYPAGGIGEIFERMRDGIERLGGTVITGARVEKLIIRNGEVRAVGMNRRGADMEVEGSRFLSTIPLDELAQLASTNTADIKLPWRALRFLNITLDGVENLSENTWMYTPDADIIMTRIQEPKRRSPESAPEGRTSVMVEIPCNMGDATWRMEDGALLERVLNDLARLGFNLRRNVTGCFSTCASHAYPRYDMGYRKKVDGALSAISTLRNLDTAGRQGLFKYVFMDTAMLMGRKWASDYLGGSRFEIRMDDNGRAGVIETRSVAA